In Myxococcus stipitatus, a single window of DNA contains:
- a CDS encoding cysteine desulfurase family protein gives MSLDRPLYLDHNATTPVDPEVVEALLPYLRDAFGNPSSAHVYGRRAREALEEARAKVAALIHARPADILFTSGGTEANNLAIRGTAEARAERRHLVTSVIEHPATRLPCDALEWRGWRATWLPVGADGRVRVEDAERALDEAGEDTALVSLMHANNETGVLQPVAEVARLAHRHGATVHTDAAQSVGKVPVDVTVLDVDLLTLVGHKLRAPKGIGALYVRPGTPLRAFTLGGGQERGLRPGTENVAYAVGLGVACERAGRRLAEGTGRIHAMRERLWDRLREAIPGIALSGHPTERLPNTLHVRFPHARGGAVLAAAPEVAASTGSACHEGGESASSVLRAMGVPEEEALGSVRLSLGPDISRDDVEVAAAALVRAWNQVKR, from the coding sequence ATGAGCCTCGACCGCCCGCTGTACCTGGACCACAACGCCACCACCCCCGTGGATCCGGAGGTGGTGGAGGCCCTGCTGCCGTATCTGCGTGACGCGTTCGGCAACCCCTCCAGCGCCCACGTGTATGGGCGCCGCGCTCGCGAGGCGCTGGAGGAGGCCCGCGCGAAGGTGGCCGCGCTCATCCACGCGCGCCCCGCCGACATCCTCTTCACCTCCGGCGGCACGGAGGCCAACAACCTGGCCATCCGCGGCACCGCCGAGGCCCGCGCCGAGCGTCGCCACCTGGTGACGTCCGTCATCGAACATCCCGCCACGCGCCTGCCCTGCGACGCGCTGGAGTGGCGGGGCTGGCGCGCGACGTGGCTGCCGGTGGGCGCCGACGGCCGCGTGCGCGTGGAGGACGCCGAGCGCGCCCTGGACGAAGCCGGCGAGGACACCGCGCTCGTGTCGCTCATGCACGCCAACAACGAGACGGGCGTGCTCCAGCCGGTGGCGGAGGTGGCCCGCCTCGCGCACCGCCACGGCGCCACCGTGCACACGGACGCCGCCCAGTCCGTGGGCAAGGTGCCCGTGGACGTCACCGTGCTGGACGTGGACCTGCTCACGCTGGTGGGCCACAAGCTCCGCGCGCCCAAGGGCATCGGCGCGCTGTACGTGCGCCCGGGCACGCCGCTGCGCGCCTTCACCCTGGGCGGTGGTCAGGAGCGCGGCCTGCGCCCCGGCACGGAGAACGTCGCCTACGCGGTGGGGCTCGGCGTGGCGTGCGAGCGGGCCGGACGGCGACTCGCCGAGGGCACCGGGCGCATCCACGCCATGAGGGAGCGGCTGTGGGACCGGCTGCGTGAGGCCATCCCCGGCATCGCCCTGAGCGGGCACCCGACCGAACGGCTGCCCAACACACTCCATGTCCGCTTCCCTCACGCGCGCGGCGGCGCCGTGCTGGCGGCGGCGCCGGAGGTGGCCGCGTCCACTGGCTCGGCGTGTCACGAAGGTGGGGAATCCGCGTCCTCCGTCCTGCGGGCCATGGGGGTCCCCGAGGAGGAGGCCCTGGGCTCGGTCCGCCTGTCCCTGGGGCCGGACATCTCTCGGGACGACGTGGAGGTGGCCGCGGCCGCGCTGGTGCGCGCCTGGAATCAGGTGAAGCGCTGA
- a CDS encoding ABC transporter permease produces MSFRVDVWEGGRIALFSLRSNRMRTVLTTVGIGVGVCTLLAIVGIIQGINRSFEDQLAQIGANTLQVSKFPWTMHGDWWTYRNRKNLSADLVEPILQASEHVVAAAPLYFDRIETRFLDRRMGSVTAIGTTPDYAIISSQTVDRGRFLTEADIDARAHVAVIGAEVARSLFPGLDPVGHRVLLEGRPYRVVGTLESKGIILGENQDTIVMIPYRSFQEQFGKRFSPNIAVSVDSPDNVLKVVDQLTPALRRARNTPPGEPDDFAVNRPEQLANMYSQLTGALYGAATGVGLITLLVGGIGIMNIMLVSVRERTREIGVRRALGARKRTIILQFLMEAASVSAVGGALGTVVGLGLAKTVSLITPLAASVEPLTVALGVGFAAMVGLLFGIWPAARAANLDPVEALRHD; encoded by the coding sequence GTGAGTTTCAGGGTCGACGTGTGGGAGGGCGGGCGCATCGCGTTGTTCTCGCTCCGCTCCAACCGGATGCGGACGGTGCTGACGACGGTGGGCATCGGCGTGGGCGTCTGCACGCTGTTGGCCATCGTCGGCATCATCCAGGGCATCAACCGCTCGTTCGAGGACCAGCTGGCGCAGATTGGCGCCAACACGCTCCAGGTGTCGAAGTTCCCCTGGACGATGCACGGCGACTGGTGGACGTACCGCAACCGGAAGAACCTGTCGGCGGACCTGGTCGAGCCCATCCTCCAGGCCTCCGAGCACGTCGTCGCCGCCGCGCCCCTCTACTTCGACCGCATCGAGACGCGGTTCCTGGACCGGCGGATGGGCTCGGTGACGGCCATCGGCACCACGCCGGACTACGCCATCATCTCCTCCCAGACGGTGGACCGCGGACGCTTCCTCACGGAGGCGGACATCGACGCGCGCGCGCACGTGGCCGTCATCGGCGCGGAGGTGGCGCGCTCGCTGTTCCCCGGGCTCGACCCGGTGGGCCACCGCGTCCTGCTGGAGGGCCGGCCCTACCGCGTGGTGGGCACGCTGGAGTCCAAGGGCATCATCCTGGGGGAGAATCAGGACACCATCGTCATGATTCCCTACCGCTCCTTCCAGGAGCAGTTCGGCAAGCGCTTCTCGCCGAACATCGCGGTGTCGGTGGACTCGCCGGACAACGTGCTCAAGGTGGTGGACCAGCTCACGCCCGCGCTGCGCCGCGCGCGCAACACGCCCCCGGGCGAGCCGGACGACTTCGCCGTCAACCGGCCGGAGCAGCTGGCCAACATGTACTCACAGCTCACCGGCGCCCTCTACGGCGCGGCCACGGGCGTGGGCCTGATTACCCTGCTGGTGGGCGGCATCGGCATCATGAACATCATGCTGGTGTCGGTGCGCGAGCGGACGCGGGAGATCGGCGTGCGCCGGGCGCTGGGCGCGCGCAAGCGCACCATCATCCTCCAGTTCCTGATGGAGGCCGCGAGCGTGTCCGCGGTGGGCGGCGCGCTGGGCACGGTCGTGGGCCTGGGATTGGCGAAGACGGTGTCGCTCATCACGCCGCTGGCCGCGTCGGTGGAGCCGCTGACGGTGGCGCTCGGCGTGGGCTTCGCGGCGATGGTGGGGCTGCTGTTCGGCATCTGGCCCGCGGCGCGCGCGGCCAACCTGGACCCGGTGGAAGCACTCCGCCACGACTGA
- a CDS encoding ABC transporter permease: MMAFWDTIRLAFGTFVSNPLRSFLTLLGIVIGATTVVTMMGLIQGLRNQVNENLSELGSDCFQVQRLPFGAGDLSLAELSRRPRFNLDDLEAIREQPSVLVAAAEDSFGGLKVSTSQRESRANVGVWSGTPEYFQTNSVTVQSGRAFTQTEYLDGRRVAVIGMDLADTLFPGLEPLGQTIRLKGRNFEVIGTLKRRGGFLGGGSQDNQMMIPLSAFRPLFGFRDLRVSIQARSTEVLQRAQDEVTVLMRRRHNLKPTEADDFFIFSNESTTKMFNSISQVISAATFGVCVLSLLVGGIGILNIMLVAVTERTREIGIRKALGAKKRRILAQFALEAVVLSLAGGVLGVGLGMGLAHLAKWVMGLPTEVPMWAVALSLAMSSGVGLGFGIYPAARAAKLDPVEAMRTE; encoded by the coding sequence ATGATGGCCTTCTGGGACACGATTCGGCTGGCGTTCGGGACGTTCGTCTCGAACCCGCTGCGCTCCTTCCTGACGCTGCTGGGCATCGTCATCGGCGCCACCACGGTGGTGACGATGATGGGCCTCATCCAGGGCCTGCGGAACCAGGTGAACGAGAACCTGTCCGAGCTGGGCTCGGACTGCTTCCAGGTGCAGCGGCTGCCCTTCGGCGCCGGGGATTTGTCGCTGGCGGAGCTGTCGCGCCGCCCGCGCTTCAACCTGGACGACCTGGAGGCGATTCGCGAGCAGCCCTCCGTGCTGGTGGCGGCGGCGGAGGACTCCTTCGGCGGGTTGAAGGTGTCCACCTCCCAGCGCGAGTCCCGCGCCAACGTGGGCGTCTGGTCCGGCACGCCGGAGTACTTCCAGACGAACTCGGTGACGGTGCAGTCGGGCCGCGCCTTCACGCAGACCGAGTACCTGGACGGCCGCCGCGTGGCGGTGATTGGCATGGACCTGGCGGACACGCTGTTCCCTGGACTGGAGCCGCTCGGGCAGACCATCCGGCTGAAGGGGCGCAACTTCGAGGTCATCGGCACCCTCAAGCGCCGGGGCGGCTTCCTGGGCGGTGGCAGCCAGGACAACCAGATGATGATTCCGCTCTCCGCCTTCCGCCCGCTGTTCGGCTTCCGGGACCTGCGCGTCAGCATCCAGGCGCGCTCCACGGAGGTGCTCCAGCGCGCGCAGGACGAGGTGACGGTGCTGATGCGCCGCCGTCACAACCTCAAGCCCACGGAGGCGGACGACTTCTTCATCTTCTCCAACGAGAGCACCACGAAGATGTTCAACAGCATCTCCCAGGTCATCTCCGCGGCCACCTTCGGCGTGTGCGTGCTGTCGCTGCTGGTGGGCGGCATCGGCATCCTCAACATCATGCTGGTGGCCGTCACGGAGCGGACGCGGGAGATTGGCATCCGCAAGGCGCTGGGCGCCAAGAAGCGGCGCATCCTCGCGCAGTTCGCCCTGGAGGCCGTGGTGCTGTCCCTGGCCGGCGGCGTGCTCGGCGTGGGCCTGGGCATGGGCCTGGCCCACCTGGCGAAGTGGGTGATGGGCCTGCCCACGGAGGTGCCCATGTGGGCCGTGGCCCTGTCGCTCGCCATGAGCAGCGGCGTGGGCCTGGGCTTCGGCATCTACCCGGCCGCGCGCGCCGCGAAGCTCGACCCCGTCGAGGCCATGCGCACCGAATAG
- a CDS encoding GNAT family N-acetyltransferase codes for MSDSDVLSRVVIREARPEDDVTIGELLISAYVTQYAKKLPEVVYTEERKRELRDVAARRAVATVMVAEVDGEVAGTVALFPPGAPGAEAWLPRMADLRGLATAVKFHGAGLAKPLLDAAHALARKWGVDSVGLHVRRGAEGVGRMYQRHGYVRVPEGDMSLPTVYLEAYQLSLK; via the coding sequence ATGAGCGACAGCGATGTGTTGAGCCGGGTCGTCATCCGCGAGGCGCGTCCCGAGGATGACGTGACCATCGGGGAGCTGCTGATCTCCGCCTACGTCACCCAGTACGCGAAGAAGCTGCCGGAGGTCGTCTACACGGAGGAGCGGAAGCGGGAGCTGCGGGACGTGGCCGCGCGGCGGGCGGTGGCCACGGTGATGGTGGCCGAGGTGGACGGCGAGGTCGCCGGCACGGTGGCGCTGTTCCCTCCCGGCGCTCCGGGAGCGGAGGCGTGGCTGCCTCGCATGGCGGACCTGCGCGGGCTGGCCACGGCCGTGAAGTTCCACGGCGCCGGGCTGGCGAAGCCGCTGCTCGACGCGGCCCACGCCCTGGCGCGGAAGTGGGGCGTGGACAGCGTGGGCCTCCACGTGCGCCGGGGCGCCGAGGGCGTCGGGCGCATGTACCAGCGGCACGGCTACGTGCGGGTGCCGGAGGGCGACATGTCGCTGCCCACCGTGTACCTGGAGGCGTACCAGCTCTCGCTGAAGTAG
- a CDS encoding sigma 54-interacting transcriptional regulator: protein MVLRVLSGPDSGKVHPLKQGTYVVGKSPTSDIVLDDKSVSRQHLRLEVHDEHVVATDLDSHNGSFCDQLRFTSLELRPGTVITLGTTELKLMPEDTRERSVLLSSRDRFGALVGGSRKMREAFTLLERLAPGGADVLIQGETGTGKDLCAEAIHQNSPRQKGPFVIVDLAGVPPTLIESELFGHVKGAFTSAQGDRAGAFERAQGGTVFLDEVGELPLELQPRLLRVLERRQVKRVGANDYHTVNMRVVAASHVNLEQAVQQGKFRRDLFHRLAVLRVTLPPLRERPEDIPLLIDHMLQQMDRPPSALSDQTRALLAQYPWPGNVRELRNVVEQVVNLGEEALPDLASSADAAGLKMAELDLPFKEAKEQLINGFERDYLRNLLERCEGNISRAAREADIDRVYLKKLLRKHDLDAGRD from the coding sequence ATGGTGCTCCGGGTCCTCTCGGGTCCGGACTCCGGCAAGGTGCACCCGCTCAAGCAGGGCACGTACGTGGTGGGCAAGTCGCCGACGAGCGACATCGTCCTCGACGACAAGTCCGTGTCGCGGCAGCACCTGCGGCTGGAGGTGCACGACGAGCACGTGGTGGCCACGGACCTGGACTCGCACAACGGCTCGTTCTGCGACCAGCTGCGCTTCACGTCGCTGGAGCTGCGCCCCGGCACCGTCATCACCCTGGGCACCACCGAGCTGAAGCTGATGCCGGAGGACACCCGCGAGCGCTCGGTGCTCCTGTCCTCCCGCGACCGGTTCGGCGCGCTGGTGGGCGGCAGCCGGAAGATGCGCGAGGCCTTCACGCTGCTGGAGCGGCTGGCCCCGGGCGGCGCCGACGTGCTCATCCAGGGCGAGACGGGCACGGGCAAGGACCTGTGCGCGGAGGCCATCCACCAGAACAGCCCGCGCCAGAAGGGGCCGTTCGTCATCGTCGACCTGGCGGGCGTGCCCCCCACGCTCATCGAGAGCGAGCTGTTCGGCCACGTGAAGGGCGCCTTCACCAGCGCCCAGGGTGACCGCGCGGGCGCCTTCGAGCGCGCGCAGGGCGGCACGGTGTTCCTGGACGAGGTGGGCGAGCTGCCCCTGGAGCTGCAGCCGCGCCTGCTGCGCGTGCTGGAGCGCCGGCAGGTCAAGCGCGTGGGCGCCAACGACTACCACACGGTGAACATGCGCGTGGTGGCGGCCTCGCACGTCAACCTGGAGCAGGCCGTGCAGCAGGGGAAGTTCCGCCGGGACCTGTTCCACCGGCTCGCGGTGCTGCGCGTCACCCTGCCGCCCCTGCGGGAGCGGCCGGAGGACATCCCGCTGCTCATCGACCACATGCTCCAGCAGATGGACCGGCCGCCCAGCGCGCTGTCGGACCAGACGCGCGCCCTGCTCGCCCAGTACCCCTGGCCCGGCAACGTGCGCGAGCTGCGCAACGTGGTGGAGCAGGTGGTGAACCTGGGCGAGGAGGCCCTGCCGGACCTCGCCTCCTCCGCGGACGCCGCCGGCCTCAAGATGGCGGAGCTGGACCTGCCCTTCAAAGAAGCCAAGGAGCAACTCATCAATGGCTTCGAGCGAGACTATCTCCGCAACCTGCTCGAGCGTTGTGAGGGCAACATCTCCCGGGCCGCCCGCGAGGCGGACATCGACCGCGTCTACCTGAAGAAGCTGCTGCGCAAACACGACCTGGACGCCGGGCGGGACTGA
- a CDS encoding serine/threonine-protein kinase — translation MTSKDTGGRDEESGTRDLPGPRDSEPGTQELSRPPRDLNTGPSDSEPGTQDLPRPPRDLGTRPRDTGTGTGRGPERREIPPLSQVGRYLLLKQLGEGGMGVVYAAYDPDLDRKVALKLLHPGKQHDTEEARARLLREAQAMARVSHPNVIPVFDVGMWGDQVFVAMELVDGGTLSSWLKSGRRSWREILERYVAAGRGLEAAHAAGLVHRDFKPANVLVSRAGRVYVMDFGLARPVGDLEAEEPATEEARQALSSQRRMLDTTLTQDGLVVGTPNYMSPEQFRGAALDARTDQFSFCAALYGALYGVRPFDPGSVKAYVFSTAPATTEPRTESLAPAKPGSRSGASLPAPLVREPPRDAKVPRWVRDAVLRGLSLEAGGRFPSMSALLDALSQEHRRFQRRRQSVAVGLLGGALALTSGAVWQQSRVCVDAGALMDDAWSPATRRKLTDAFGATNTPYAATLAANVTRVLEGYASAWKQQRVQACEATRVQGVKPEEQLDRQLVCLERRRKDFRATVELLSSADSAVVEKSLDAALALPTLEDCEDEEGLATQQRRPVDPSRRAAIDALEEQLSRARASMDAGRYAQALEAVKPLLAPVEEAGYLPLLAETRFVQGWLLEQVGDSANASRLLARAAFDAEAGHADRLKVAVLNKLLFVEDGLEHYEPAARWGELAEATLTRLGGDASLLADVRVNQANLAISQDHYDEAKARLEEASALYARSLPAEHPKRARTTFLLAHVLHTQGDSARALTLMNEALQQTTAAMGPQHPDVARRHGMLSWTLRELKRDAEALPHAQAAVDIFRVIHGEDSPLLADALDELGMCQLGLGRNDEALKTYERSLDIKRKALPADDERLQPSLDGVGQALLGLGRARESVEPLRAAVAFASASPDALAESGFALARALLQTGLFPEARSEATRARGWFTEAGLDARVVEVDTFLAALPTEKAPTTRPPPARPRRR, via the coding sequence ATGACGAGCAAAGACACGGGCGGACGCGACGAGGAGTCAGGCACACGGGACCTTCCGGGTCCGCGCGACTCGGAGCCAGGCACGCAGGAACTGTCCCGGCCTCCCCGCGACCTGAACACCGGACCGAGTGACTCGGAGCCCGGCACGCAGGACCTGCCCCGGCCTCCGCGAGACCTGGGCACGCGGCCACGCGACACCGGGACGGGGACCGGACGCGGCCCCGAGCGTCGGGAGATTCCTCCCCTCTCCCAGGTGGGTCGCTACCTGCTGCTGAAGCAGCTGGGGGAGGGCGGCATGGGCGTGGTGTACGCCGCCTATGACCCGGACCTGGACCGCAAGGTGGCGCTCAAGCTGCTGCACCCGGGCAAGCAGCACGACACGGAGGAGGCGCGCGCGCGGCTGCTGCGCGAGGCGCAGGCCATGGCCCGCGTCTCCCATCCCAACGTCATCCCCGTCTTCGACGTGGGCATGTGGGGCGACCAGGTCTTCGTCGCCATGGAGCTGGTGGACGGCGGCACGCTGTCCTCCTGGCTGAAGTCCGGCCGTCGCTCGTGGCGCGAAATCCTCGAGCGCTACGTGGCCGCGGGCCGGGGCCTCGAGGCCGCGCACGCCGCGGGCCTCGTCCACCGCGACTTCAAGCCCGCCAACGTGCTGGTGAGCCGCGCGGGACGCGTCTACGTCATGGACTTCGGCCTGGCGCGCCCCGTGGGCGACCTCGAAGCCGAGGAGCCCGCCACCGAGGAGGCCCGACAGGCGCTCTCCTCCCAGCGGCGCATGCTGGACACCACGCTCACCCAGGACGGACTCGTCGTGGGCACGCCCAACTACATGTCCCCCGAGCAGTTCCGGGGCGCGGCGCTGGACGCACGCACCGACCAGTTCAGCTTCTGCGCCGCGCTGTACGGCGCCCTCTACGGTGTGCGCCCCTTCGACCCGGGCAGCGTGAAGGCCTACGTCTTCTCCACCGCGCCAGCCACCACCGAACCCCGGACCGAATCGCTCGCCCCCGCGAAGCCCGGGAGCAGGTCCGGCGCCAGCCTCCCCGCCCCCCTGGTGCGAGAGCCCCCACGCGACGCGAAGGTGCCGCGCTGGGTTCGCGACGCCGTGCTGCGCGGCCTGTCCCTCGAGGCGGGCGGCCGCTTCCCGTCCATGAGCGCGCTGCTGGACGCGCTGTCGCAGGAGCACCGGCGCTTCCAGCGCCGTCGCCAGTCGGTGGCGGTGGGCCTGCTGGGCGGCGCGCTGGCGCTGACGTCGGGCGCGGTGTGGCAGCAGTCGCGCGTGTGCGTCGACGCGGGGGCGCTCATGGACGACGCGTGGTCCCCCGCCACGCGGCGCAAACTGACGGACGCCTTCGGCGCCACGAACACGCCCTACGCCGCCACCCTGGCGGCCAACGTCACGCGGGTGCTGGAGGGCTACGCGAGCGCGTGGAAGCAGCAGCGCGTCCAGGCCTGCGAGGCCACGCGCGTGCAGGGCGTGAAACCGGAGGAGCAGCTCGACCGGCAGCTCGTGTGTCTGGAGCGGCGACGCAAGGACTTCCGCGCCACGGTGGAGCTGCTGTCCAGCGCCGACTCCGCGGTGGTGGAGAAGTCGCTGGACGCCGCGCTCGCCCTGCCCACCCTGGAGGACTGCGAGGACGAGGAGGGGCTCGCCACGCAGCAGCGCAGGCCCGTCGACCCCTCGCGCCGCGCCGCCATCGACGCGCTGGAGGAGCAGCTGTCGCGGGCACGCGCGAGCATGGACGCCGGGCGCTACGCCCAGGCGCTGGAGGCCGTGAAGCCCCTGCTCGCGCCCGTGGAAGAAGCGGGCTACCTGCCGCTCCTGGCCGAGACGCGCTTCGTCCAGGGCTGGCTGCTCGAACAGGTGGGCGACTCCGCGAACGCGTCGCGGCTGCTGGCGCGCGCCGCGTTCGACGCGGAGGCCGGACACGCGGACCGGCTGAAGGTGGCGGTGCTCAACAAGCTGCTCTTCGTCGAGGACGGGCTGGAGCACTACGAGCCCGCCGCGCGCTGGGGCGAGCTGGCCGAGGCCACCCTCACGCGCCTGGGCGGTGACGCGTCGCTGCTGGCCGACGTGCGCGTGAACCAGGCCAACCTCGCCATCTCCCAGGACCACTACGACGAGGCCAAGGCCCGCCTCGAGGAGGCCAGCGCCCTCTATGCGCGGAGCCTGCCCGCCGAGCACCCCAAGCGCGCGCGGACCACCTTCCTGCTGGCGCACGTGCTGCATACGCAGGGCGACTCCGCTCGCGCCCTGACGCTGATGAACGAAGCGCTCCAGCAGACCACCGCCGCCATGGGCCCCCAGCACCCCGACGTGGCCCGGCGCCACGGCATGTTGTCGTGGACCCTGCGCGAGCTGAAGCGCGACGCGGAGGCGCTGCCACACGCCCAGGCCGCGGTGGACATCTTCCGCGTCATCCACGGCGAGGACTCCCCCCTGCTCGCCGACGCGCTGGACGAGCTGGGCATGTGCCAGCTGGGCCTGGGCCGCAACGACGAGGCGCTGAAGACGTACGAGCGGTCGCTCGACATCAAGCGCAAGGCCCTGCCCGCGGACGACGAGCGGCTCCAGCCGTCACTGGATGGCGTGGGCCAGGCGCTGCTCGGCCTGGGCCGCGCGCGCGAGTCGGTGGAGCCCCTGCGCGCGGCGGTGGCCTTCGCGTCGGCGTCCCCGGACGCGCTGGCGGAGTCCGGCTTCGCGCTGGCGCGGGCGCTGCTCCAGACGGGCCTCTTCCCCGAGGCCCGGAGCGAGGCCACGCGGGCCCGGGGCTGGTTCACGGAGGCGGGGCTCGACGCCCGCGTGGTCGAGGTGGACACCTTCCTGGCGGCCCTCCCCACCGAGAAGGCCCCAACCACCCGGCCGCCCCCCGCCCGCCCCCGCCGCCGGTGA
- a CDS encoding imm11 family protein, whose amino-acid sequence MPNPPRYFRLKPEMQAGNWYLGDPVDETGHEVEDIWAFTEGRPIQPAGRLTFPVREPGRRLDYSTAGVGRAPIVHVRVATLFAELAPDDVQWVPVDIEDTPEQYLLLVATKLIRCIDNAASREVQVWGPEDGRPEKVGQYRSVAGMRIDRTLVGGAQVFRTWGWEIALVVSEPIKRALEAAKATGAGFEEV is encoded by the coding sequence ATGCCGAACCCGCCGCGGTACTTCAGACTGAAACCGGAGATGCAGGCTGGGAACTGGTATCTCGGCGACCCCGTGGATGAGACGGGCCACGAGGTCGAGGACATCTGGGCGTTCACCGAGGGGCGGCCCATCCAGCCCGCCGGGCGCCTGACGTTCCCCGTCAGAGAGCCTGGCAGGCGATTGGACTACAGCACGGCGGGAGTCGGCAGGGCGCCCATCGTCCACGTCAGGGTCGCCACCCTCTTCGCTGAGTTGGCACCGGACGATGTGCAATGGGTACCTGTCGACATCGAAGACACCCCGGAGCAATACCTCCTGCTCGTGGCCACGAAGCTCATCCGGTGCATCGACAATGCGGCCTCGAGGGAAGTCCAGGTGTGGGGCCCCGAAGACGGACGGCCGGAGAAGGTCGGCCAGTACCGGAGCGTGGCGGGCATGCGGATTGACCGCACCCTGGTGGGCGGAGCCCAGGTGTTCCGGACCTGGGGATGGGAAATCGCACTCGTCGTCTCCGAACCCATCAAACGCGCCCTGGAGGCAGCCAAGGCCACGGGAGCAGGTTTCGAGGAGGTCTAG
- a CDS encoding AHH domain-containing protein, giving the protein MSLRWAVPLLLLAAMTGCATSRVVRLDTGRDSFVITPREIPGSEVGAASLDDDEFEEAIAELARDVRPVRNPMQEARNLFGVPSRGGVYRYEGRPPRLTLQQTDMDGPRLLEFYADDELTQAYGLWCQRKGHPGDCLRLLEEGPVLASDGKYSLAFAIAMDSVWEETAEALEDIADPSAVMATITAGATMYLMLWALPEPLSKGAAATLTALAIAYLVVDTVWRLLDGWLTLVREADRATTFAQLRASGETYGEVLGENAARIFVMLATAALGNTAGLAAKASRLPGSAQAALAVESQAGFQYAAVEGVRSVAVTAEGFTIALAPSALTMANQGMHGSGGERHHIATNKNDVSTARGGPWTPQFRELFKRAGMDLKDAENIVRITGHKGPHPQRYHEFVDERLRQALGNCRKVVDCRNALTLELRKLAQEASTPGTEIHGLLTRGK; this is encoded by the coding sequence GTGAGTCTTCGCTGGGCAGTGCCGCTGCTCCTGCTCGCGGCCATGACCGGCTGCGCGACGAGTCGAGTCGTGCGCCTGGACACCGGACGCGACTCCTTCGTCATCACTCCTCGGGAGATACCAGGCTCGGAGGTGGGGGCAGCCAGCCTCGACGATGACGAATTCGAGGAGGCCATCGCGGAGCTTGCCCGGGACGTACGTCCGGTCCGCAACCCGATGCAGGAGGCCCGAAATCTCTTCGGCGTACCGTCCCGTGGCGGAGTGTACCGATACGAGGGCCGTCCTCCACGGCTGACCCTCCAACAGACGGACATGGATGGCCCTCGACTGCTGGAGTTCTATGCAGACGATGAGCTGACACAGGCCTACGGTCTGTGGTGCCAGCGCAAGGGACACCCTGGGGACTGCTTGCGCTTGTTGGAGGAGGGGCCTGTGTTGGCCAGCGACGGGAAATATTCGTTGGCCTTCGCCATCGCGATGGACTCCGTATGGGAGGAGACGGCCGAGGCATTGGAAGACATCGCGGACCCCTCGGCGGTCATGGCCACGATCACCGCTGGGGCGACGATGTACCTCATGCTCTGGGCACTGCCGGAGCCCCTCTCCAAGGGCGCCGCCGCGACATTGACGGCCCTGGCCATCGCCTATCTGGTCGTGGATACGGTGTGGCGGCTGCTGGACGGGTGGCTGACCCTCGTGCGCGAGGCTGACCGAGCGACGACCTTCGCGCAGCTTCGTGCGTCGGGCGAGACCTATGGCGAGGTTCTCGGGGAGAACGCTGCACGCATCTTCGTGATGCTGGCGACCGCCGCTCTCGGCAATACAGCGGGCCTGGCAGCGAAGGCCTCGCGACTGCCAGGCTCCGCCCAGGCGGCACTTGCCGTGGAGTCCCAGGCGGGATTCCAGTACGCCGCCGTGGAGGGTGTGCGGTCCGTGGCGGTGACGGCGGAGGGCTTCACCATCGCGCTCGCTCCCAGTGCCCTGACCATGGCGAATCAGGGGATGCATGGCAGCGGAGGGGAACGTCACCACATCGCAACGAACAAGAACGACGTCTCCACCGCGAGAGGCGGCCCCTGGACACCCCAGTTCCGGGAACTCTTCAAGCGAGCTGGGATGGACCTGAAGGACGCCGAGAACATCGTCCGAATCACGGGCCACAAGGGACCCCATCCACAGCGGTACCACGAGTTCGTCGACGAGCGACTGCGGCAAGCCCTGGGGAACTGCCGGAAGGTGGTCGATTGCCGAAACGCCCTCACGCTCGAGCTGCGAAAGCTCGCCCAGGAAGCCTCGACTCCCGGCACTGAGATCCACGGGCTTTTGACGCGGGGCAAGTGA